The stretch of DNA AGAACAACCGTCCGCTCGATCGCTCGCCGGACCGCCTCGGAAACCTCTCCGCGGGAGGGACCCCGGGCCTCGAGGGACGGTGTGTAGCCGCGCATCGAGAGAATCTCGTTTTTCACGTCCTTCAGAGAGACGGGGGCGCCATCCACCTCGGCAACGACGATCTCGGCGTCGGTACGGTTCGAGCGAGCGGGAGAGCACGCCCACAGCAACACGGCGATCAGCGCGAACCGGGCCGCGGCATGGGCATGGAACACTCTATCCCATGGGAGGCTGGCGGGGGATAAACTTTCCCTCCGCCCCGAGAACATCAAGAATGACCCCCTGAAACGGAAAGCGCCTGCACCTGAGAAGGATCCTTCGCCTGCCGCACTTCTTCGAAATATCCCCTGCGGGTGGTTACTTCCCCGGCGTGGGCAGGGCCGGACCCCCGCCCTTCGGCGCAGCCGGCGTCGTCCCCGGCGCCGGCGCCCCCGGAGTGGCCGGGGGGCCCTCCGGCTTGTAAAGGACACGCACCGTCGCCTGTTTCCTCAAGTCCGCGATCATCGCCTCGAAGGCTTCCCGCTGCGCCTGCTCGCGCTGCTCGGCGAGGAGCTTCGGCTTCACCTCCTCGAACGAACGGGTCCCCGCGGGCAATTTCGCGTATACCTTGATCACGTGGTATCCATACGTGGTCTTGACGGGACCCGCCACCACGCCGGGGGCGGCGGCGAAGGCCGCCTCCTCGAACTCCTTTACGAAATTCCCGCGCTCGATCTCCCCGAGATCCGCGGCGACCTCGCCATTCCCGGATCCGACCTCCTTCATGAGCGCTTCGAACGACTCCCCCGCCTTCACGCGGCCGAGAATCTCCAGGGCGCGCTCCTTGTCGCGGAAGAGCATGTGGCTCACCCTCACCCGCTCCCCCACCTGGTGCGACGCGGGGTTCGCATCGTAGATCTTGCGCAGCGCCTCGTCGGATAGCCCGGGCGCCTTCTCGGCTACGTCGCGCAGCAGAGCCTCGAGAACGATCGACTTGCGCGCCATGGCGATCCGGTCGGCCACCTCGGGACGGCGGTCGATCCCGCGCCGAAGCGCTTCCCGCATCAGCAGGTCGCGGGTGATGACGCTCTCGAGAAACTGCGCCCTGCCCGCGGCGGTTTCGAGGATCGGCCGCACGTAGGGGGGAAGATTCTCCACCTCTCTCATAAGCGTCGCTTCCGTGAGGGGCTCCCCGTTCACCACGGCGAGGGTCTTCCCCTGCTGCCCTCCGCCGGTGGCGCTCCCGCAGGCGGAAGCAACAACCGCAAAAATAACGCACAAAACCATCATCTTGCGCATGGAGCGACTCTCCTTGGCGAAGAAGTATCGAGGGGTACGATCCGTCATTATATGCTACTGCCCGTACTGAACCGGTTCAACAGGTTTTTCGCTGCCGCCAGGATCTCCGCCGGATCCCGGCCGGGAAGGCGCATCGCGAGGATCTCCCCGCGAACAAAGGAGAAGGTCTTCCGTTCCCGCGTAACCCAGGAGACCAGTCTCGCCCGATCGAAGGGGGAGTGGGCGGAAAGCGTAAGGAACAGGGAGCCGTCCCCGCGCTTGAGCTCCGCTACTCCCGCGGCGCGCATCGCGGCGCGCATCCGCGCCAGGTCGCACAGAACGCGGGCGGGGACGGGAAGCCGACCGAACCGGTCCAGCAGCGCCATCTCGATCTCGTCCGCGGCGTCCACGGTTTTCGCCGACGACAGCTTCCGGTAGAACTCCAGGCGCTCCCCGGCCTCGTCGATGTAATCGTCCGGAAGGAAGGCCGGGACGCGCAGCTCCAGTTCCGGCTCCTCCTCCTGCGAGGAGGCGATCCCCGAGATCTCCGCCACCGCCTCGGAGAGAAGCTGCGTGTACAGCTCGTACCCCACCTGGTGGATCTGGCCCGACTGGTCCTTCCCGAGAAGGTTCCCCGCGCCCCGGATCTCGAGGTCGTGGGAGGCGACCCGGAACCCCGAGCCGAGCTCCGTAAGCTCCTCGAGCACGGCGAGGCGCCGGGTGGCGTCCTTGGTGAGGGAAACGTCCTTCGGGACGATGAAGTACGCATACGCACGGTGGCGGTCGCGGCCCACGCGGCCCCGGAGTTGGTACAGCTGGGCCAGCCCGAACCTGTGCGCGTGGTTCACGAGGATCGTGTTCGCGTTGGGAAGGTCCAGCCCGGCCTCGATGATCGCGGTGCACAGGAGGATGTCGGCGCGACGCGAAGCGAAGTCGTCCATGGCGCCGGAAAGGGTCTCCTCGTCCATCTGCCCGTGCCCCACGGCGATCCGCGCGTCGGGGAGCAGCTCGCGCAGGTACCGCTCCATCGCGGGGAGGGTCTGCACCCGGTTGTGGACGAAAAAGACCTGCCCGCCCCGACGGATCTCCCGATCCACCGCCTCGCGGATCGTCTCGCCCGAAAAGGGGACGACGAAGGTGCGGATCGAGAGCCGATCCTCGGGGGGGGTGGCGATCAGACTCACGTCCCGGATCCCGGAGAACGCCATGTGCAGCGTGCGAGGGATCGGCGTGGCCGACAGCGTCAGCACGTCGACGGCGGCTCGCATCCTCTTCAACCGTTCCTTGTGCGCCACTCCGAACCGTTGCTCCTCGTCGATCACCACGAGTCCGAGGTTCCTGAACGTCACGTCCCTCTGCAGCAGCCGGTGCGTCCCGATGACGACGTCCACCGTGCCGTTCGCCACACCTTTCACCACCTCCGCCTGGTCCTTCCGGGTGCGGAACCGCGACAGGTTCGCCACCCGCACGGGGTACCCCGCGAGGCGGTGGAGGAAGGTCTGGTAATGCTGTTCGGCCAGGATGGTCGTCGGTACCAGCACCGCCGCCTGCTTCCCCGCCATCACCACCTGGAACGCCGCGCGGATCGCCACCTCGGTCTTGCCGTATCCCACGTCGCCGCAGACGAGCCGGTCCATCGGACGGGGAGAGGAGAGGTCGGACAGCACCTCGCGGATCACCTGCTCCTGGTCCGGTGTCTCCTCGTGGGGGAAGGCCGCCTCGAATTCCCGGAAAACCGCATCCGGCGGCGAAACCGACGCCTTCTCGGCCAGCTGGCGCTTCGCCTGCAGCTCCACCAGCTCCCGGGCCATCGCGAGCAGGTCGTCCCGCACCTTCCGCTTGGCGCGCTGCCACGCCGTCCCCCCCAGGCGCGACAGTTGGGCGCGCCCCTCCTCCGACGCCACGTATCGCTGCACCCGGGACATCTTCTCCACGGGGACGAACAGCCGGTCTCCTCCCGCGTACTCGAGGACAAGGTAGTCCCCCTCCGTCCCGGCGGCCGTCCGGCGCAGCAGGCCGCGGTAAATCCCGATGCCGTGATCCACGTGGACCGCCGGGTCGTTCACCCGCAGGTCCGCAAGCGAGAACTCCTCGGGGACGGCGATCCCCTCCTTCCGAGGGTGGCGTGCGCGGGCCTTCTCCCCGAAGATTTCGCTCTCCGTGACGATCGCCGCGCGAAGCTCCGGCGCACGGAACCCCCGCGTCACCTCCGACACGCACAGGAAGACGCCGCGGTCCCGGGACAGCGCCTCGCGCAGCGTGTCCACCCGGGAGAGAGGAACGGCGTACCGGGAGAGGAAATCCTCCATCCTGTCCACCTGCGACGGGGAAAGGGAGCTGACGATGAGCCGGTCCCCCCGCTTCCACCACGCCTTCGCCTCCTCGGCCAGGGGGTAGAGAAGTCCTTCCGAGGAGGCGGTGGCGGTGCTGCGGCGGATTTCCTCGTTTCCCTCCACCCCTGCGTCCCCCCGCAGCGGCTCCTTCCGCCCAAAAGGGGGAACCTCGATCCCGTCGAAGGCGAGCATCGGGGCGCCGGAGAGCGAAGCGAACATCTCGGCTTCCGGCACGACCAGTTCCGACGGAGCGGGGAACCCTCCCTCCTCCCCCGCGAGGGCGTAATTCTCCTCCGCCTCCTCGAAGGTGTTCCGTGCGGCGGCGGCGCACTCCACGGAGTCGACCACGACGACGAGAGCGTCCGCGGGAAGGTACGAAAAGATCGGGGAGGCGTGACCGTAGAGGCGCGGCAGGAGCGCGTCCGCGCCGTGGAACCGGATGCCCTGCCGGAGGAGGTCGGACCACGGACGATCGCGCCCGTCGCACGCCGCGGTCAGGAAGTCGCTCCGCGTGATTACCTGGGAGCACGGAAGGATCGCGAGCCGTTCCCCGCCCCCGGGCTCCCCGTCCGCCCGCGCTCCCGCCGCCACCGTGCGCTGCGTCGCCGGGTGGAACCACCGCACCGACTCGACGACGTCGCCGTCGAGCAGGATCCGCGCCGGGAGCGGATGGGCCGGGCTGTACACGTCGACGATCCCCCCGCGCACCGCGAAGTCCCCCGGGTCCGCCGCCGCGGGAAGGCGGGCGTAGCCGAGGGTGACCAGGCGCGAGGCGAACGCATCGACGTCGAGCGTGTCCCCCGGGGATACCGCGGCGACCGCGGCGACGAAGGCCTCGGGGGGGAGCGTCTTCTCCGCCGCCGCCGCGATCTGGGCGACAATCACGACGGGGGGACCGGAAAGGAGCCGGTGCAGCGCGCGCATCCGGTCGTGGACCGAGGGGAGGTGCGGGGGGACCGGCTCGTACGGCCCCGCCTCGATGGAAGGGAAAGGGAGGACCGCATCCGGGCCAAGATAGGCGGTCAGTTCGCGGGATGCCTCCTCCGCCTCCTTCTCCCCGGCGCAA from Candidatus Deferrimicrobium sp. encodes:
- a CDS encoding peptidylprolyl isomerase, with the protein product MTDRTPRYFFAKESRSMRKMMVLCVIFAVVASACGSATGGGQQGKTLAVVNGEPLTEATLMREVENLPPYVRPILETAAGRAQFLESVITRDLLMREALRRGIDRRPEVADRIAMARKSIVLEALLRDVAEKAPGLSDEALRKIYDANPASHQVGERVRVSHMLFRDKERALEILGRVKAGESFEALMKEVGSGNGEVAADLGEIERGNFVKEFEEAAFAAAPGVVAGPVKTTYGYHVIKVYAKLPAGTRSFEEVKPKLLAEQREQAQREAFEAMIADLRKQATVRVLYKPEGPPATPGAPAPGTTPAAPKGGGPALPTPGK
- the mfd gene encoding transcription-repair coupling factor, producing MMFPLPRLSFEHVALALSKRGTSPCVQWMRIPPGARSFLAARLFERLGRTLLYLCAGEKEAEEASRELTAYLGPDAVLPFPSIEAGPYEPVPPHLPSVHDRMRALHRLLSGPPVVIVAQIAAAAEKTLPPEAFVAAVAAVSPGDTLDVDAFASRLVTLGYARLPAAADPGDFAVRGGIVDVYSPAHPLPARILLDGDVVESVRWFHPATQRTVAAGARADGEPGGGERLAILPCSQVITRSDFLTAACDGRDRPWSDLLRQGIRFHGADALLPRLYGHASPIFSYLPADALVVVVDSVECAAAARNTFEEAEENYALAGEEGGFPAPSELVVPEAEMFASLSGAPMLAFDGIEVPPFGRKEPLRGDAGVEGNEEIRRSTATASSEGLLYPLAEEAKAWWKRGDRLIVSSLSPSQVDRMEDFLSRYAVPLSRVDTLREALSRDRGVFLCVSEVTRGFRAPELRAAIVTESEIFGEKARARHPRKEGIAVPEEFSLADLRVNDPAVHVDHGIGIYRGLLRRTAAGTEGDYLVLEYAGGDRLFVPVEKMSRVQRYVASEEGRAQLSRLGGTAWQRAKRKVRDDLLAMARELVELQAKRQLAEKASVSPPDAVFREFEAAFPHEETPDQEQVIREVLSDLSSPRPMDRLVCGDVGYGKTEVAIRAAFQVVMAGKQAAVLVPTTILAEQHYQTFLHRLAGYPVRVANLSRFRTRKDQAEVVKGVANGTVDVVIGTHRLLQRDVTFRNLGLVVIDEEQRFGVAHKERLKRMRAAVDVLTLSATPIPRTLHMAFSGIRDVSLIATPPEDRLSIRTFVVPFSGETIREAVDREIRRGGQVFFVHNRVQTLPAMERYLRELLPDARIAVGHGQMDEETLSGAMDDFASRRADILLCTAIIEAGLDLPNANTILVNHAHRFGLAQLYQLRGRVGRDRHRAYAYFIVPKDVSLTKDATRRLAVLEELTELGSGFRVASHDLEIRGAGNLLGKDQSGQIHQVGYELYTQLLSEAVAEISGIASSQEEEPELELRVPAFLPDDYIDEAGERLEFYRKLSSAKTVDAADEIEMALLDRFGRLPVPARVLCDLARMRAAMRAAGVAELKRGDGSLFLTLSAHSPFDRARLVSWVTRERKTFSFVRGEILAMRLPGRDPAEILAAAKNLLNRFSTGSSI